The Archocentrus centrarchus isolate MPI-CPG fArcCen1 chromosome 7, fArcCen1, whole genome shotgun sequence genome window below encodes:
- the rhoab gene encoding rho-related GTP-binding protein RhoA-B, which produces MAAIRKKLVIVGDGACGKTCLLIVFSKDQFPEVYVPTVFENYVADIEVDSKQVELALWDTAGQEDYDRLRPLSYPDTDVILMCFSIDSPDSLENIPEKWTPEVKHFCPNVPIILVGNKKDLRNDEHTRRELAKMKQEPVKSEEGRDMAGRIAAFGYMECSAKTKDGVREVFEMATRAALQARRGKKSNKCVLL; this is translated from the exons ATGGCGGCCATCCGTAAGAAGCTGGTAATAGTGGGGGATGGAGCATGCGGGAAGACTTGCCTTCTAATTGTCTTCAGCAAGGATCAGTTCCCTGAAGTCTACGTCCCCACTGTGTTTGAGAACTACGTTGCTGACATAGAGGTGGACAGCAAACAG GTGGAGCTGGCTCTTTGGGACACAGCGGGTCAGGAGGACTATGACAGACTGAGACCTCTCTCCTATCCAGACACTGACGTCATCCTCATGTGTTTCTCCATAGACAGCCCTGACAGCTTGG AAAACATTCCTGAGAAGTGGACCCCAGAGGTCAAACACTTCTGTCCAAAcgttcccatcattctggtaggAAACAAGAAAGATCTGCGTAATGACGAGCACACACGCAGAGAGCTGGCCAAGATGAAGCAG GAGCCAGTGAAGTCAGAAGAGGGCCGAGACATGGCCGGACGGATTGCAGCATTCGGCTACATGGAATGCTCTGCTAAGACCAAGGACGGCGTGCGGGAGGTGTTTGAGATGGCCACCAGGGCAGCACTGCAGGCTCGTCGTGGAAAGAAGAGCAATAAATGTGTGCTACTGTAA
- the LOC115782495 gene encoding transmembrane protein 115-like has product MNRYLPVAQQHFLAALASTSVVVKAISALVVLLYLLSWAVDTPYALGVTPGYLFPPNFWVWTLVTHGVVEQHVWGVAANVGTVMACGRLLEPLWGALELLIFFAVVNVSAGLLAGFSYLLTYVATFDLDFLFAVRIHGAAGFLGGVLVALKQTMGDTTVLRVPQVRLKAAPALVLLLLALLRLSGLLDSSAPLAAYSYGTLSGWVYLRFYQRHSRGRGDMSDHFAFASFFPEAVQPAVGLLAGLVHSALVKMKVCRKMVKRYDVGAPSSITISLPGTDPQDAERRRQLALKALNERLKRVEDLSAWPSMDDEEDDDEDEVRTDTQPLLSGGRDASSSSSTPRTAGGAISASLSSTSSSSMSQSGGAPSSGGVQHPESSIISFEDAPSRS; this is encoded by the exons ATGAATCGTTACCTGCCCGTGGCACAACAACACTTCCTGGCTGCCCTTGCCAGCACCAGTGTTGTAGTAAAAGCTATAAGTGCTCTAGTTGTTCTACTATACCTGCTCTCATGGGCTGTCGACACTCCATATGCACTGGGGGTGACTCCGGGCTACCTTTTTCCACCCAACTTTTGGGTGTGGACTCTGGTAACCCATGGGGTGGTGGAGCAGCACGTTTGGGGTGTGGCAGCCAATGTGGGGACAGTAATGGCCTGTGGGCGCCTCCTGGAGCCTTTGTGGGGTGCTCTGGAGCTCCTGATCTTTTTTGCAGTGGTTAATGTGTCTGCAGGCCTCTTAGCAGGCTTCTCCTACCTCCTCACCTATGTGGCTACCTTTGACCTGgacttcctgtttgctgtgCGTATCCATGGAGCAGCCGGGTTCCTGGGAGGTGTCCTGGTGGCACTAAAGCAGACCATGGGGGATACTACAGTGCTCAGAGTGCCACAG GTGAGACTCAAAGCAGCGCCGGCTttggtcctcctcctcctggctTTATTGCGCCTGTCTGGGTTGCTTGACAGCTCTGCTCCCCTGGCTGCATACAGTTATGGTACACTGTCTGGCTGGGTCTACCTGCGCTTTTACCAGAGGCACAGCCGGGGCCGTGGGGATATGTCAGACCACTTTGCCTTTGCAAGTTTCTTCCCAGAGGCAGTGCAGCCAGCTGTGGGACTGCTGGCGGGACTCGTCCACTCTGCCCTGGTGAAGATGAAGGTGTGCAGGAAGATGGTCAAGAGATATGATGTGGGGGCACCCTCCTCCATCACTATCAGCCTACCAGGGACAGACCCACAGGATGCAGAAAGGAGAAG ACAACTGGCCCTGAAAGCTCTGAACGAGCGTCTAAAACGCGTAGAGGACCTGTCTGCTTGGCCCAGCATGGATGACGAGGAAGACGACGACGAGGACGAGGTCAGAACCGACACGCAGCCGCTCCTATCAGGCGGGCGTgacgcctcctcctcctcctccacaccaAGAACAGCTGGGGGAGCCATCAGTGCCTccctctcctccacctcctcctcctcgatgTCACAGAGCGGTGGAGCGCCATCCTCAGGCGGAGTGCAGCACCCAGAGTCCAGCATTATCAGCTTTGAGGATGCACCTTCTAGATCATAG